The sequence below is a genomic window from Sardina pilchardus chromosome 9, fSarPil1.1, whole genome shotgun sequence.
CCTGcagcacacacgcgcgcacacacacacacacacacaccattgtggTTAAAATAGAGGGACATCATAATACTCTTGCTAAAGTCTGAGAAGCCTCAGCATGGGTAGCAAAAGTCTttacagcactgaacacacacacatacacacacacactcacacacaccaaggtgAAAATCATGGGAACAGTCTGATGAACCACGGTAGAAGAACCCTCCTGGACACATCAGAGCAGGCCAGGGTGAATTATGGGCTGCTGCGATGCAATGCAGCTAGCGCTCAGGCCCCCAGAAGCCACTGGCCCACCGGGTTGGCATTAAAGATGACGGCCAGTGTGGCGGGTGGATGGGTGTGGGAGCTCTTATGTGTTCCTGATGCCCAGAgcctgctccagctcctgccTCCTCTGCTGGACCTGCGgtggggagacagacagatgggacAAGTGAGAAGGGAAGCGCTCGATCGCGTCCTTATCGAAATACTGGAAACATTGTTCCCCGTGCTAAGAACCACTCAtaattttaatttaattgtAATTGCAGTGACATGTTTAGACATGTGCTGCAAAGCGGGCAGCTCAAAAGTGGAACAAAAACAACTACAGCAAAAGGCAGAGTTTAAATTGAGTAGTTACTTGCTGATGATGAACACGTTTCACTTTTGTGTTTGCAAGGTTCTTAAGACTGTAAGTGGACATGACTTGAGAAAAGAGCGGCCGATTGTACCGTTATTACTTTTATCACCAAAAAATTGAAGAAATATCATGATCCAGTTTATATCGCCCATCCCTAAATGAGAGATCATGAGGTGGATGAACAAGAGACTGGATGGGACTCAAATGCAACCTTGTGGACGGTGGACATTGGGAATGTATCTAGTTAGTCATGGAGGACTTGGCTAGTTTTTTTCCACTGTTCGTTTTAGTTTTGGTGGCTGGTTAACTCCTGCATTAAATGAGGCAGATGGCCAAATTCACACCCCTCCTCTTGATTTGCTCGTGGAGTACTCGTCATACAGAGATCACACGCACATCACGTGAAAGAGCAGAACCTATGCTTTCTAATAATAATAGCAGCTATTAGCAGCGTGACAAATGTTTCGCGAGACAATTTAATCATATTTACATCTGACATATGGTTCTGCACACCCATTACTCTCTGTGAAATCTCATAAACTTGTTACTCAACACATGGCAAACTGTATATCACAGTTAACAGCAGACCTTACCGAATACGAGGATATAAAGCATGCTTGTGTACAACAAGCCATTCTTGAGTAACCATCACTTGTGAATTTGTCTCATCAGCAAATCAGACACTTTTAGCCACAGTTAGCTAACAAAAATTATGTGTATGACTAGAtatgaccatagatatgggggggggggggggtcataccTTAGAGTAGAAGTAGCGGCACACAGCCTCTTGAGCCCAGGGCTGGAAGTAGAACTCGGCACGACGCTCCTCTTCTGGGTTCGCAACCACGTCAGTCAtcgtctgtcacacacacacacacacacacacacacacacacacacacacacacacacacacacacacacacacacagcaggttaGGACAGATCGCACAGGTAGGCCCATCACAACTGGGGCCTTcagctcaatttcacacactTTCTGCTCAAGGCAACACTATCTTATGCGTGTGCCATTTAACCAAGAGTCTCGGTTTATGTCAGTGCTGATGCCTTGTTAGCCTGATACAAAACAACTAGTCCAGGGAACTCagatagacacactcacaccagctGATACTGTTATTCCAACCTAAATCCATGGCACTACAGGCAGCTGATGGGCTTTAAAAAGGCCTATTCTGTGAATTAGGCTGATAGCGTCTCCTCTCATTAGAAGTCCAGTCAGAGAAAGAGTAAGTCCCTGCCAACAGGCAGCCACATAAATCTCTCACTTAGAGAAATGCAGCCAGTGCAATAACATGAATAAACACTTAGACAATTACAGTTACTAATGATGCATCTAGTCTCCCAAGTTAGCCTCCACAATACGAATCTCTAGTATTCATATATTCATGTCTGTCTACACAAGTGAGAGACAAGCATGCATCTGAATACCTGtttatgtgtgagcgtgtgagtgtgtaccttGAGGTCTCTGCACTGAGACTGCAGCCAGTCATTGATGAAGCCCTGTGGGTCTCTGGCGAAGCTCAACATGAACTCTCTCTGAGTCTTCAGCTGATTGATGGTCTCAATGGTCTCATGAATCTACAAGAGAAGGCAAGTTAAGAGTCAGAACACagcgcgacacacacacacagccacacacacacagccacacacggcTTTTTAAACAACCCcttgcatacatacaaacacactttacTTTAAACACTGCTCAACAAAAGCTTGCTCTTCTTGGTATAACTGTTGTTATGGTTACTGCACCACCAGTGctttggtggtggtgctgctgtagTCACTGAGgcatgggagagagggggagcgagagagagagagagggagggagagaaagagagagagagggagcgagagagagagggagagagagaaaatgagataaGGGGGCAGCTGAAGCAAAACAGGTTGCTTTCTCCATGACGCcgacacccctcctctctctctcgcgcgctcgtCTCATCTCGTACAGGCGGCCACTGTGCCTTCAGGGACAGTGGAGGGAaagcagcccagcccagcccaggcgAGGTGGGGCACAGAGAGGACGCAGCCAGGCTTGCAACAACACAGCTACATAAACAGGAACACAGGAACAGGGTGTCCCACCAAACATCTGAAGGCCTGCAAGCCACCaaagcacacaaagacacaaggcTCCTGCACAATATGGGTGTGGACGGTGGAAgaagcaagtgcacacacacacacacacacacagagtgtagaTGAGAGAACACGAGTGAAGGTGAATGCGTGTGTATGGGTGCAAGAGATcaaacgtctgtctgtgtgtgtgtgtgtgtgtgtgtgtgtgtgtgtgtgtaagagagacccAGTGTTtatctgtatgcgtgtgtttgacAGGAGCATGTGCTGACCCAGTCTGAGAGGATTCTCAGACTCtgggcagtgagtgagtgattaaGGGATGATCAACAAGAGCCTAAGAATGCCCTGCCTACTGACAGACATTCTTGAAATGGCATGACCACTTTCCTCAGTAGTTTTCCTTCAGAAGTAAAGCTATGTGATACTGGAGGAAATGCCGAGTCATCCTTGAATGgtcactctctctgcctttccacAGCAACTTCTCATATCCCGACCCCCGaacacctcatacacacatgaaggAGACCGCCTCACACGCtctgctcacatgcacacagcacctATTTAAGCTTACGCTGCAAAGTGGGTTCACCTACTGCAGCTAATCATTACACAGaagaacacactcacagtccCTGTGTTCTCACTGAGATCTGAGATGATTATACATAACCATGACTTGAGTGGTTCTTCAGACTAACCACATCAATTCATCTCACGAGTCCATAAAGACGTAAAGTGCTATGCAGCTTAGCCCTTACAAAAATCTACATTCTAGGAGTCGTATGTCTAATGAGCATTTCCAAGACATGAAAGAAGACCTAAaagtgctccctctctcttcactccttATCTGGCTGAAAATAAAGAGACCCCActacacatttttctgatgctATCCTATAGTCGCTGAGtggcattcaaatgagttgacttGACCGtcagtcatattcaaaattaagagagCACTGTAAATttgaatatactgtaactgtCAACTCATTTAAAATGTCACACAGCAATAGGAAAGATAgccagaaaaatgtgcagtggtctcttcattttatCCCCAGGGTTGTATTTACATCCTGGCCCTAGCCACTTCATTTCCCTTTTACAGAGCAAAGAGTCAAAGACGTGCATGAACACTGGAACGTATACACAGAATGGACGGTTCGCGGATCACAACGGAGCAGCTTGCTGATATAACTACAATAAGTGTATTGAACAGGACATTCTCTTAACACCGACGCCTATGAGAATGCTCACACATCTTCATGTTACAGTGCTCAAACAACACCTCTTATGTATACCGACTTCACCTCCCAAACAACTGTAAACACCACTCCTTCAATAAAAACCACAGTGTCAAAAGTAACACCATTCATTCAATAAACCCTTGGGTTGTtctaggggtgggaattggcaaaaaaattaagattcgatactattgcgatatttgggccacaattcgataatattgcgattcttaacatattgcgatacaccaagtattgcaattcgattttgcgatatattgctattcatgtctctcatattattctaagtcattacaaaaaattaggaaaataacactgttcaacttactttgcaatggcatggtgcatgtcaaggtccttactattcacttcttgttgaaaaccaaaatacacccacctttttcgatgtgaaagtagtgtagagtgttgtgtacaacaggttgtgattgtgaagccattttcatttattattgctgttgaatgcacaatgaagcaccacaacacgtgccccccttataagcgtaataagctaatttaatgtgatcagagtaaaccctgagtaaactcgtctcaaataaaagtaaaatggataattaaattatataattaagtattgcgatactttgagctacaagtatcgatttaattgtgtgcacaaaatattgcgatactgaacagaatcgatttttccCCCCACCACTAGGTTGTTCCCATCAGGTGCGGGGCTACAGGTGAGATAACCTCGTAAACAGGAGCAGCCAGGTAATCCTGATTGAGTGATAGGCCTAATCATTGATCAGCTGCCAGCTTTATCAGCTCCTTCACACCTGATAATGGGCTGGCTGGAGCAGGCTGCTGCATTGACAGAGGAAGGGTGCGCGACTGCGCGTTTGGAGGTGTCTGGAGCAGATATGCTATCGCTACAGCGCACACTGATGGAGCCCTTATCTGGGGGGGGATTCAGGCCAACTGGACTCTAGATCAGATAACTGGACCCCCATTTCAATAATTACATCTATTCAATTGGATCATAAGGAACAACCAATGTGTGATTCTTTTTAACTATTGCTGGTGAGATGGATGTGATCTGATTGGAAAAATTGACTGAGCTGACTTTATGTTGTTAGTAAGGTCTACATGAATATAAAATGGTTGTCCAAAACGTCAATCTTCACATAACCGGAATTATGAGTAAAGGCTGTAAAAGTGTGACTTTTTGAACATCTAAGGAAAATGATTTGGCTAATGTGATTTCACAGTTAAGTTTAAAACATTGCCATAATGCTAGTTTTCTTAACACCGAGAGTAAATACAGTACTAATCATAAACAGTACTGTGATGAGGTCTCAAACGTGTGCAACTAGTGTTTACACTGTGTAAGTAGATCTTTACAGACTAGTGTAAACTAGCTGTGTCCACACAGCCTCATTTGTCTGATGGCCTTGACGCACAGTCTGAAGGTTGGTGATTTTAAACAGCTCCTGTGGGAGAAGTGCACTCTTAACAGTATGTCGGTAACTTTTTAACatgaacagggtgtgtgtgtctactgggCAAAATCATCTTCTTTCCCTCACATACACCATCAGTGGCCCTgttcactacactacactaataTAACCAGAACACTACCATGTTCAAAATGTCTGGTGTGGTCATCAGGTACCTCTCCAAACTGAATCATCTAGACCTCCATAGCCTGACTGACTTTGCTCTTCATTCATGATTATTAGACACAAATAAAGCATTTGTGGGAAGCCTGGGGAGTGCCATCTCTGATCCTCACCTTGTTGTCCAGGCCTGCGATTTCCTGCTGGCTTGCAGTGGACAGCAGAAAAGAGTTCATCTGAGTCTTCAGGGTGTCGTCCACCTCAACGTCAATGTCATAGCAGGCGGTCTTCTTCTGGTCATTAGGGtccacactacacaaacacacaaagcattATGATTGGCACCGCCTGAAGCACTGGTGCTTGGCAAACGGCGAGGGGAGGTGCCGTGGCGGAGTGGCTGTTGCCCGTGGTTACCTTATGACATGGTTGATGATGATTGGCTCTGGGGGCATGAGCAGAGCATGCAGACGCTGAGGAATCTCAGAGAACTTCATCCTCTGGGTCTCAAAGATCTGGGAACAGAGCAGACGGACACGCAGCAATCATTTAGAATGTAGAACCAATGTATGCCTTGGTTGCTACACTCTACTGCATAGATTTTACATTTGAAGCGTTTCTGTCTTCCGATCACACTCATTTACCAATCATTTATCAGAGCAAAATATCATTTATGAACATTACTTTTGGCCTCTTAAGGCAGTTTCATCagtgagtgcatatgtgtgtacctgctggagGTATTTGTCACAATTGATAAACTCCCGCTCATGCGGGTCCTGGAGCTTGTGGGTCTTGACGTACTGCCAGAGGGCCTGGATGATGACCGGCCGGGTTTGGGTGTGGATCCCCAGCAGCCTGGCCAGACGCGGGTCCAGCTTAAACTGGGGGGGctaaagagaagagggggggtcaaTATAACATAGAACTCAAACTTGAGATAAATATGAGGTAGGGtattaaaactattttaaagaaaataagCTTATGTATGGAGAGCATTGCTCACAATTGAGAGACACCAGAAAGCCTCATTTGAGTTATGTAAACCTACAATGACACCTAGTGGTGGGAACCTAATCTGCCAGGTCTCCATCTCCAGCTATATAGCAAATGCACAATGGTGCCAGAGTGGGGTTGCTCACCTGGTAGTCGAGCATGAGCAGGACTGTGCAGCGCACACCAACATCTCCCGGCCTCTTCACCTGGAAACCATCCGTCTCCTGGGTAGTGGGAGTCCTGTGCCACTGAGGGGGGAAACAAAAGAGAATgagttcgctcgctcgctcactcagagtgtgtgtgtgtgtgtgtgtgtgtgtgtgtgtgtgtgtgtgtgtgtgtgtgtgtgtgacatggcaGGCCACCCAAGTCCTGCATTTTAGTGTCTTTTGTTCCTTTATTGCAGTCAAGTAATTTTCCATTGTGACAACACATCCTTCCTTCACTAATCAAGCAAACTGTAAAGCAGTGTAAACAGTGTTTTAGTGCTGCACCTCAACCAGATGATTATCCGGCCCATAGAGGTCCTTATCCAACTCGATGACCAGGGActtgaagaaggaggagaactTCCTCTTCTGCTTGGTGGCCTCGTACTTGGACACAGCCTgctgtgggacagagagagggggatcacCTCAGGACTCCAGCCAGGGcagaacaccacacactacagcagcaaTTCAACTCTATTCTAGTCAAACGAGAATTATTAACTGAGTCAAACATGTTAAATAACAAAACTTAAGAAAATGTACACAGTAAAACAGCAACTGCAAGTAATTattcaaatgaaatgtgaaatgtgacaATAGATGTCTATCGATCATTGCACATACGGGACAGGGTGTCCACTTACATCCTCTAGCAAGCGACCCTCAACACGGAGTTCCCATGATGCAACAGTGCCCTCCCCATCCTCTGCATCAGGTTTGGCAGGGTTGAAGGTGTTCGAGATAAAGATGCGCAACTTCCTCTTTTGCTGTTGAAACATTGCAATTACATATGCAATCAGTTAATCAGCAAACATTAACGTTGGAGACACAAAAGTCAGATTCCTAAACAAAAAGTAGGCCCATTCCATACAAAGGTAACAAAAAAAGGTCATCTTTTCAACTGGTAGGGCTTGGCCATCTGAACCTGAACTCAACATTTTACAGATTTACCCAAGCAATGATGAATTCACGAATTCCTCTAAATACTACCAATTGGTCAATAAGAGATCTGCAAGTGTATGTTTGAGTGCTGAGTGCCCAGACTGTTTTAATAGGCTGGTCAATATGATCACTACCTGAGATTTGACCTTGACACCTACCTTGATGGGTCGTTTGAGAGCCTCCTGGATGTCCAGTCTCTTGCGCATGATGGTCTGATCGAGTTTCCTCTCAAAGGCCAGCAGGTCCATGTAGGCCTGAGACTCGGGCACTAGTTCTCTAATCTGAGGAGGGAGGACACTGGTCAGGCAATGAGCAAATTCAACACATCACAACATCTCTAAATATGGGCCAACGCTTTAAATACACCGTTCCTCCTAAAACCATCAAGGAAACATGACTTGAAAGTAATCAGGTTGAGAGAACAGGTTTAGTTCTGGTAACCGTTATGGGTGTGGGGGAAGTAAATCATGTCACAGGATCGTCCTCTAACAGTAACTTACCCTCTGAGGTAGAATCTTGTCAgccattttcttcttctttgcaCTAAAgacacaaaaaataaataaataaaagacaagggaaaaaaaaatgatgaactACAAAGCTTTGCCAGATAAACAAGCGAGCTGTCAAGATGAAGGAGCAATTACTTGCACTACAGTGGAGGTCAATGTACAAACAACAGTATCttattttctccttttttttccaaCCCCAAGGCCACATCTCAAATGGCTGCAGATTAACCCCATGTAGGCCCATGTGCCGGAGCTTAGCTTACTGCTGGTTGCGGTTCTGCTGCTGAACCTGCTGGATCTGCTGTGGAGCGGGCCTCTTGCGGGACGGATCCATGACGGGCATGCCGCCGGGGCGGGACACTGGGCTGCCGCCATACCCGGGAGGGCCCATGGAGGGCCCCTGGGGAGTCATGCGGCTGGAGGGGGGCATACCACCAGGCCTCTGTGGGGTGAAAGAGCAGGGGAGTAAGAAAATAGTCTTACATTTCAGTATTATGATATCATGTTGTGTTATACTGTATTGATTCTCATGACCAATGCATCGATAACAGTATAAAACACTCTATGGATGGTCACAAGTATCTCAAAGAGTAGTGAGACTGTTTCAGCCAATTCAACAGGTTGAAACTCTAGGGGTAAAATAAATATACG
It includes:
- the smarcd1 gene encoding SWI/SNF-related matrix-associated actin-dependent regulator of chromatin subfamily D member 1 isoform X2, encoding MANRGGFQTASAGGGSGGMGPGPPVGGGGPGMGPGTPSGRMGPSPGAQNHLYRSPMPGPGYPRPGGMPPSSRMTPQGPSMGPPGYGGSPVSRPGGMPVMDPSRKRPAPQQIQQVQQQNRNQHAKKKKMADKILPQRIRELVPESQAYMDLLAFERKLDQTIMRKRLDIQEALKRPIKQKRKLRIFISNTFNPAKPDAEDGEGTVASWELRVEGRLLEDAVSKYEATKQKRKFSSFFKSLVIELDKDLYGPDNHLVEWHRTPTTQETDGFQVKRPGDVGVRCTVLLMLDYQPPQFKLDPRLARLLGIHTQTRPVIIQALWQYVKTHKLQDPHEREFINCDKYLQQIFETQRMKFSEIPQRLHALLMPPEPIIINHVISVDPNDQKKTACYDIDVEVDDTLKTQMNSFLLSTASQQEIAGLDNKIHETIETINQLKTQREFMLSFARDPQGFINDWLQSQCRDLKTMTDVVANPEEERRAEFYFQPWAQEAVCRYFYSKVQQRRQELEQALGIRNT
- the smarcd1 gene encoding SWI/SNF-related matrix-associated actin-dependent regulator of chromatin subfamily D member 1 isoform X1, which produces MANRGGFQTASAGGGSGGMGPGPPVGGGGPGMGPGTPSGRMGPSPGAQNHLYRSPMPGPGYPRPGGMPPSSRMTPQGPSMGPPGYGGSPVSRPGGMPVMDPSRKRPAPQQIQQVQQQNRNQHAKKKKMADKILPQRIRELVPESQAYMDLLAFERKLDQTIMRKRLDIQEALKRPIKQKRKLRIFISNTFNPAKPDAEDGEGTVASWELRVEGRLLEDQAVSKYEATKQKRKFSSFFKSLVIELDKDLYGPDNHLVEWHRTPTTQETDGFQVKRPGDVGVRCTVLLMLDYQPPQFKLDPRLARLLGIHTQTRPVIIQALWQYVKTHKLQDPHEREFINCDKYLQQIFETQRMKFSEIPQRLHALLMPPEPIIINHVISVDPNDQKKTACYDIDVEVDDTLKTQMNSFLLSTASQQEIAGLDNKIHETIETINQLKTQREFMLSFARDPQGFINDWLQSQCRDLKTMTDVVANPEEERRAEFYFQPWAQEAVCRYFYSKVQQRRQELEQALGIRNT